The stretch of DNA TCATCAGGCCGCCGTCGCCGCCACCGTTCAGGTGCTCGACCGCGAGTTCATAGGCGCGCAGCTCGTCCGCGCCTTCGTCGGCGTAGGGGCCGGTTTGCGGCACGTTGAAGCCCAGCGTCACGGATGAGCCTGTCGGCTCGTTCGTGAATGCGGCAGCAGACTGCGCCGTGAAAATCGTTGGTGCGGCAAAGCCTGCGCCTGCGACGGCGCCGGTCTTGAGCACGCCACGACGCGTCAGATTCATTTTGGACATGAATATCCTCCCATTTGTTGAAATGCGCGGACCTGCTCCTCAACCGGACCGCGCGCGCACATTGTGCAAAGCCACTATCGCGTATGGTTGGAAAATTGCGCAATAAACCCTTTGTTTTGCAGAATTATTTTGTAAACAATTGCACAACACCACGGTATACTTTGTAAACTTCCTTATGTCGCAGCGCAGAAACGCGTTGAAATGACTGACAAACGCAGGGGAATGGTGCATGGCGCGCGACGCATTGACAGGCACGCGAATTCGCGAACGGCGGGCGATGGGGGGCCTCAAGCAGTCCGACCTGGCCAGGCAGATCGGTATTTCGGCGTCCTACCTGAACCTGATCGAGCATAATCGGCGCAGAATCGGCGGCAAGCTGCTGTTGGATATTGCCGCCGTTCTTGATGTTGAGCCGACGGTTTTGAGTGAGGGCGCGGAGGCCGCGCTGATCGCGTCCCTGCAGGAGGCCGCCCAACGCGCCCGTCTGCCCGAAGAGGAAAGCGCGCGGGCCGAGGAATTTGCGGGCCGCTTTCCCGGCTGGGCCGAGGCGCTGGCCGCGGCGCATCGCAAGATTGCCGATTTGCAGCGCACGGTAGAGACCCTGAGCGACCGGTTGGCCCATGACCCCGAGTTGGCCGCATCGGTCCACGAGGTGTTGTCCACTGCCGCCTCGATCCGATCAACCGCTTCCATTCTGGCCGAGGACAAGACCATCACGCAAGAATGGCGCGATCGGTTTCATGCCAATATTGATGCCGACAGCCGCCGTCTGGCCCACAGTTCCAAGGCGCTTGTGGGTTTCCTTGATGCCGAAACCGGAGAGGCGGCCCCGTCCGGTTCGCCGCAGGAGGAGGTTGCGGCGTTTCTGGGCGCCCATGCGCAGGCGCTTGAGGCGGTCGAGGATGGCGCCGAGGATAGGGAGCGTATTGTAAGCGCTGCCCCCGAGCTTGCATCGGCGCAGTCGCGCCATCTGGCGCGGACGATCCTGGACCGCATGGTACAGGACAGCGCGCAGGTTGGTCTGGCGGATCTGAAGGCGGCGCTGTCATCGCTGGGCCCGGATGTGATTGCCCTAGCCGCGCATTTCGCGGTGTCGGTGCCCCATATCATGCGCCGGTTGGCGGCTGTGCCAGATCTGGATGCCGGGCTGGTCGTGGCGGACCGGGCGGGTAGCCTGCTGTTTCGCAAGGATACCGAGGGGTTTGCCATACCACGGCACGGTGCGGCGTGCCCCCTTTGGCCGCTGTTCCAGGTGATGGGCCAGCCGGGGCAGATCATGCGCGCGCGCGTGCAGATGCCCACCCGCGATGCCGCCGTGTTCGATTGCTATGCTGCCGCCGAGCCGGTTGGCCCTGTCTTGCTGAATGCGCCGCCGCTGTTGGAGGCGACGATGCTGATCCTGCCCGCGCCCGAGGGGCCGGGCGTGCCCGATCTGCCCCCGGAGCAGGTCGGCCCGGCCTGTCATATCTGCCCGCGCTCTGGCTGCCCTGGCCGCCGCGAGCCGTCGATCCTGAGCGAAGGGTTCAGTGGTTTTTGACAGGTTCGCCATTTGCGCACATAGTTGGCGCGCGCGGTTCAGGCGGAGATACATCCACCGGCCTGTGCAATGTGGGGAGGAGACGCAGACATGGGCAAGCATGTGCTGCTCGTCGAAGACGAGATCAATATCATCGAAGCCATGCAGTTTTTGCTGAGCCGGGAAGGGTGGGATGTCGATACCCATTCCGACGGGGCCACTGCCGTGGACAAGGTTCGTGCCATGAAGCCTGACCTGGTCGTGCTGGATTACATGTTGCCCGGCAAGAACGGCATCGACATTCTGACCGAGCTGCGCGCCGATCCCGAGTTCGCCCGGTTGCCCATTCTGATGCTCACTGCTCGTGGTCAGGGCCGCGACCGGGAACTGGCCGAAAAAGCCGGGGTCAGCCGGTTCATGACCAAGCCGTTTTCCAACACCGAGGTCATGACGGCTGTGCGTGACCTTGTTCAACTGGCGCAATGAGCGACCAGTCCACCAATGCGACCCTGTTTCTGGAAAAGCGCAGCTATCGCCGTCGTCGGCTGAAGGATGCGCTGCGTCTGTTGCCCGTCGTTGGGGTGCTTTTGTGGATGTTGCCGGTGTTCTGGCCCAGTGGCGGCGGGCACCCCGCTGATCCGGCGCCTGTCGCCATGTCGAGTGCCATTACTTACGTCTTTGTCGTTTGGGTCCTGTTGATCCTGGCCGCCGCCGCGCTGTGGTGGGTCATCGGGGAGCGGGGCCGCGCGGAGCCCGACCCATGATTTCGGTCAACCAGCTGTTGGGCGTCAGCCTGGCCTATGTCGCCTTTCTGTTCGCCATCGCGTTCTTTGCTGAACGCGCGTCGATGCGTGGCAAGGGCAGCTGGTTGCGCTCGCCCATGGTCTATACCTTGTCGCTGTCTATCTACTGCACGGCCTGGACGTTCTATGGCGCGGTGGGTTATGCCGCCCGGTCGGGGATGGAGTTCGTGACCATCTATCTGGGGCCGAGCCTTGTGATGATCGGCTGGTGGTGGGTGTTGCGCAAGCTGGTGCGCATCGGGCGGGCGCAGAGGGCCACGTCGGTCGCGGACCTGATCTCGGCCCGGTATGGCAAGTCGAACCTCTTGGCCATTGTGGTGACGGTGATGGCCGTCATCGGTGTGACCCCTTACATCGCGCTGCAATTGCAGTCGGTCACCCTGTCCCTGTCGATCTTTTCCGAGCCGGGGCAGCCCGACAGTCTGAGCCAGGCGGCGGCCGCGTTCTGGGTGGCCGTGGGCCTTGTGCTGTTCACCGTGCTGTTCGGCACGCGCAACCTGAACGCAAATGAGCGCCATGACGGTGTCGTCATTGCCATCGCGGTGGAGGCGGTCGTGAAGCTGGTCGCTCTGTTGGCCGTTGGCGTCTTTGTCGTCTGGGGCGTGGCAGGAGGCATCGGCCCGATGATGGAGCAGATCGACAATTCGGCCATCGGCGAGTGGAGCATGGATCGCAGCCGATGGGCCGCGCTGACCGTGCTGTCCGCCGCCGCGTTCCTGGCCCTGCCGCGGATGTTCCAGGTCATGGTGGTCGAGAACGAGGATGAGCGGCACCTGCAGATCGCGAGTTGGGCGTTTCCGCTGTACCTGATGCTGATGAGCCTGTTCGTGGTGCCGATTGCCGTTGTCGGCCTCGACATCCTGCCTGCGGGATCGAACCCGGACCTGTTTGTGCTGACGGTCCCGCTGGCCGAGGGGCAGGGCGGGTTGGCGACGCTGTCTTTCCTTGGCGGCTTTTCGTCGGCCACGTCGATGGTGATCGTGGCGACGCTGGCCCTGTCCACCATGGTGTCGAACCACGTGGTGATGCCTGTCTGGTTGAGCACACAGGGCACCGGGGCGCAGGTGTCGGGGGATGTGCGCAATGTCGTGATCCTGGCGCGCCGGGCGTCGATTCTGATGATCATCTTTTTTGGATACATATATTACCGTCTGTCGGGTGGCGGCGCGGCGCTTGCCGCCATCGGGCTGATCTCTTTCGTCGGGGTGGCGCAGTTTCTACCCGCGATGCTGGGGGTATTTTTTGGCGCGGTGCGACGCGGTGGGGCGCTTTGTCGGGTTTGCTTGTCGGGTTTGCGGTGTGGGTGTTCTGCTCGCTCTTGCCGAGCTTCGGGCCCGATGCGGTTCTGAGTGCGGCCGTCTTCGAACAGGGGATCGGCGGACTGCGCTGGTTGCGGCCCCAAGCGCTGTTCGGGATCGAGGGGATTGATCCGACCGTGCATGCGATGGTTTGGTCGCTGTCCCTGAACATGGCGGTTTTCGTGGCTGTATCCCTGGCCACCTTTCCAACCCCGCTGGAGCGGCTGCAGGGCGCGCAGTTCGTCAACATCTTTGATCATTCGACACAGGCGCGCGGCTGGGATGCGGCACTGGCCACATCCGAAGACCTGATGATCATGGCGCAGCGCATCCTGGGCCCGGCGGACGCGCTGTCGCTGTTTCGGGCCGAGGCGCAGCGGCAGGGTCTGACCGGGCATTTGCCGGAGCCGACGCAGGGTTTTCTGCAAACGCTTGAGCGCGAGTTGTCGGGCTCCGTCGGATCGGCCACGGCCCATGCGATGATCAGCCAGCTTGTGGGCGGTACGTCGGTGTCGGTCGAGGACCTGATGGCGGTGGCCGACGAATCCGCGCAGATCCTGGAATACTCGAACCGGCTTGAGGCCAAGTCGGCCGAATTGAGCCGCACGGCCCGCCAGTTGCGCGAGGCCAATCAGAAGCTGACGGCCTTGTCGGTGCAAAAGGATGCGTTTCTTGGGCAGATCAGCCACGAGCTGCGCACGCCCATGACCTCGATCCGCAGCTTTTCCGAAATCCTGCGTGACACAGACACGCTGGATCAGGCAGAAAAGACGAAATACGCGTCGATCATTCATGGCGAGACGATCCGCCTGACCCGCCTGCTGGACGATTTGTTGGACCTGAGCGTGCTGGAAAACGGTCAGGTGAGCCTGAACCTGGAGAACGGGAACCTGAATGATGTGATTGCGCAGGCGGTTTTGTCGGCGGGCAGCGCCCATACCACACGGCTGCGCATCCATCACGTGCAATCCAGTCTGGACATTCCGCTGAGCACCGATCTGGACCGGCTGCGCCAGGTGTTTATCAACCTGATCACCAATGCGCAGAAGTATTGTGCCGCCGCCGCGCCCGAATTGACCGTCGAAATCCTGCAGCAAGGCGACGGTCTGCAGGTCGTGTTCCACGACAACGGTGTGCCGATCCCATCCGAAGCGCGGGCGTTGATTTTCGAAAAGTTTTCGCGAATCAATGACAAAGATGGGTCCGGCGCGGGTCTGGGCCTGGCCATCTGCCGCGAGATCATGACCCGGCTGGGCGGCGACATCACATATGAGCCGCGCGCGGACGGCAATGCATTTATCGTGCATTTGCCGGGTCGCGTTGCCTTGGCCGCGCAATAGGCCAAAACCTTGGGCCGCATAAAGCGGTTGGTAACCTATCGTCCTTAGACCGGAGCGGCATGTGCAGGCCGTAGAAACGGCGGAGGCTATGGGCGAGACCGCAAAAACAAGTGTTCTGGGACGTATCGCTGCGGCGGGGCGCGATGTGCGTCAGGCGCGGGCCATGACGTTGGCCAAAGCCATGCGTCTGACCCTGGCCAAGGTTGCGGATGCGCTGATGGACCTGCCGATGGCGGTGATCGGTGCCGTTGTGGACAAGACATCGGGCGATGGGATCGAGGCTCAGTTCAAGGATGATGCGCTGCTGATGCTGCTGGATGGCCCGGATGGTCACGTGGGGGCGGCGGCCTTTGATCCCGCGCTGGTGGGCGGGCTGATCCAGCAACAGACGATGGGCAGCGTGCAGCCCGATACCGGCAGCGCACGGGCCATGACCCGAACCGACGCTGCGATCTGCGCGCCGCTGATCGACATGGTGTTTGACCGTCTTTTGCCGGTTCTGGACGACCCGGAGGATATGTCCCTGGTCGATGGGTTCCGCTTTGGGGCTAAGGCGGACGATACCCGAACGCTGGCCATGGCGCTTGATGCGCAGGACTACATGGTGATCCGCCTGACGGTGGATGTGGCACGCGGTGCCCGGCAGGGCGACATTCTGTTCGTGCTACCCTTGCCAGATCCGCTTGAGCAGGCGCATCCCGATGAGGAGGATGCGGAGGCGCTGGACCAGCCGACAATGACCGACACCGTCATGGCGCTCAACGCGGATTTGAAGATGGTATTGTGCAGTCTGCATCTACCGCTTGGCACGCTGCAAAGCCTAACGCCCGGTGACGAGTTGCCACTGCCCCCGGGCGCCTTTCCAAACGTGCAGATCCTGACCAATACGGGCCGCATTGTCGGGCGGGGCGTTGTGGGGCATGTGAACGGTGTGCGCGCCGTCAAACCGCAGCGCAAGCCCAGCCACGCGTCGCAACCCCTGCGACGCGCATCGGATGAGCCGTTGGTGGACATGCCGCGCGTTGAAGAGATTGAGGGGCCTGCGCGGCGCACTGGAGAAGCCCGGGCCGAGATGTCAGAGGCGGTTGTGGAAGACGCACTGGCCGTGCCCGATGCAGTGAAGACTGGTGATCCGTCACAACCGGTGGCGGACAATGCGGCGGCGTTGGCGTCTGATCCTGCGGAAAACCTGCCTGCGCTGACGGAGTTGCCGGAGCTTGACGCGCTGCCTGACCTTGCTGATTTGCCTGATCTGGCCGACTTGCCTGATCTGGCCGACTTGCCGGATCTGGCTGCGACCGGCGGCTAGCCGGTCTTGTGTGCGGCCATCGCTTCGATCGTGGGGCGCAGTGCATCAAGGTCGTAGCCGCCCGCGCGCGCCGCCCGCAGGATGTCGTCGCAGGGCATACGCCCCGCTTGACCCAAGCACCACACCACCGTCGACCTGGTTCCCGAGGCGCAATAGGCCAGCGCGGGTGTCTCGGTTTCCTCGGCATAGGCCATGTGTTGGGCCACGTTGTCCGGCGTCATGGTTTGGTGTGTCAGGGGCAGCCGGTGAAAGGTGAGCCCGGCGGCCAGCGCCGCCGCCTCGAGTGCGTCGGCCTGAAAGGCCGGGTGCACTTCGGCGTCGGGGCGGTTGCAGATCACCGTCTTGATCCCGGCGGCTGCGATATCCGGCATGTCCGCGGGATCGAGTTGCGGGGCCACGAAAT from Tateyamaria omphalii encodes:
- a CDS encoding helix-turn-helix transcriptional regulator; amino-acid sequence: MARDALTGTRIRERRAMGGLKQSDLARQIGISASYLNLIEHNRRRIGGKLLLDIAAVLDVEPTVLSEGAEAALIASLQEAAQRARLPEEESARAEEFAGRFPGWAEALAAAHRKIADLQRTVETLSDRLAHDPELAASVHEVLSTAASIRSTASILAEDKTITQEWRDRFHANIDADSRRLAHSSKALVGFLDAETGEAAPSGSPQEEVAAFLGAHAQALEAVEDGAEDRERIVSAAPELASAQSRHLARTILDRMVQDSAQVGLADLKAALSSLGPDVIALAAHFAVSVPHIMRRLAAVPDLDAGLVVADRAGSLLFRKDTEGFAIPRHGAACPLWPLFQVMGQPGQIMRARVQMPTRDAAVFDCYAAAEPVGPVLLNAPPLLEATMLILPAPEGPGVPDLPPEQVGPACHICPRSGCPGRREPSILSEGFSGF
- a CDS encoding response regulator transcription factor; its protein translation is MGKHVLLVEDEINIIEAMQFLLSREGWDVDTHSDGATAVDKVRAMKPDLVVLDYMLPGKNGIDILTELRADPEFARLPILMLTARGQGRDRELAEKAGVSRFMTKPFSNTEVMTAVRDLVQLAQ
- a CDS encoding FliM/FliN family flagellar motor switch protein; protein product: MGETAKTSVLGRIAAAGRDVRQARAMTLAKAMRLTLAKVADALMDLPMAVIGAVVDKTSGDGIEAQFKDDALLMLLDGPDGHVGAAAFDPALVGGLIQQQTMGSVQPDTGSARAMTRTDAAICAPLIDMVFDRLLPVLDDPEDMSLVDGFRFGAKADDTRTLAMALDAQDYMVIRLTVDVARGARQGDILFVLPLPDPLEQAHPDEEDAEALDQPTMTDTVMALNADLKMVLCSLHLPLGTLQSLTPGDELPLPPGAFPNVQILTNTGRIVGRGVVGHVNGVRAVKPQRKPSHASQPLRRASDEPLVDMPRVEEIEGPARRTGEARAEMSEAVVEDALAVPDAVKTGDPSQPVADNAAALASDPAENLPALTELPELDALPDLADLPDLADLPDLADLPDLAATGG
- a CDS encoding TIGR01244 family sulfur transferase translates to MDIRQITPAYFVAPQLDPADMPDIAAAGIKTVICNRPDAEVHPAFQADALEAAALAAGLTFHRLPLTHQTMTPDNVAQHMAYAEETETPALAYCASGTRSTVVWCLGQAGRMPCDDILRAARAGGYDLDALRPTIEAMAAHKTG